The Mesorhizobium sp. 113-3-3 genome includes the window GGGACAGCGGAGCCACGGCGGTAGCCATGCGATCGTTGCGCAGATAGTCGAGGAAGATGCGGCCGATGCGCTGGTTCTTCGCCATCTTGGTGAGGTAGAGGGCGGGATTGTCCCGCGCCATCTGCAGGCAGACATCATGGGCAAAACCTTTTGCCTCCGGCCAGGTGAGCTTGCTGCGCTTGGCGACCGCCAAGGGGGTGACGACGTGAAGCCCTTTCCCGCCGGTCGTCTTGCAGAAGCTGACGAGCCCAAGATCGTCGAGGCGCGCGCGCATTTCCTTGGCCGCCTCGACAACCGTCTTGAACGGGACGTCGGGACCTGGATCAAGATCGAAGACGAGACGGCCCGGCACCTCCGGCTGCTGTAGCTCGCAATTCCAGGGATGCAATTCCAGCGCCCCGATCTGGGCGACGGCGGCGAGGCCCTCCACACGGTCGATCTGCAGGTAAGGCTTCTTGTCGCCGAATACTTTGACCAATTCGAGAAGATTTGATGTTCCCGGCATCGCATGTCGCTGAAAGAACTGCTCGCCGCCGAGACCATCCGGCGCGCGGATGATTGAGCATGGACGTCCGCGGATGTGCTCGATCAGCCAGGGACCTACGGCATCGTAATAGCGGGCGAGATCTTCCTTGGTCACCGGCGTGCCGTCATTGGCATCGGGCCACAGAGGCTTGTCCGGGTTTGAGACCAGCACACCCATGACATTGGCCCTTCCGCCTTGGCGGGAAGGTTTTGCTGAGGTCGGCTCACCCGGCTGGGGCACCTCAGTCCTCTCCGGCGAGGCAGGCTTGTCGGCTCCCACATCTTGCGCTGGTTTGTCCTCCCGCAAACCCTTGAAGGCGGCTTGGCGCACCAGCCCGTCGGACGTCCAGCCGGCGAACTCGATCTCGGCGACCAACTCCGGCTTCAACCAGATCACGCCGGGTTCTGTTTTCGGCGCGCCGATGCCGGCGAAGGGTGATTCCCGGGTCGCAACAGCTTTCAACCTCGGCAGCAGGTCCCCGACCTTGGCTGCGCCATAGCCTGTGCCCACGCGGCCGACATAGACGAAGTGATCGCCGCGATTGACGCCCACCAGAAGCGACCGGAATTTGCCATTCGTTGTGGCATAGCCGCCGATGACGACCTCATGGCCCGCACGACACTTTGACTTCGCCCACGTCTCGGTGCGGCCGGAAACGTAGGGTGCGTCGGCGCGCTTCGACACGATGCCTTCGAGGGACAGCCGACAGGCCGAGCGAAGCACTGCCTCGCCGCCAGTTTCGAAATGCTCAACGAAGCGAATCCGATCATCCTGAACCGTGTCGGTCAGAAACCGATGCAATCGCGCCTTGCGCTTACTCAGTGGCAAGACACGCAAATCCTCAAAGCCTTCGAACAGCAGGTCGAAGGCGAAGTAGACAAGCCCATCGGTCTTGCCCTCTGCCAGCGCTGCCTGGAGGGCGGCGAAGTCCGGGGCGCCGTTTTCGTCGAGCGCGCAGATCTCGCCGTCGATAATCGCATCGGGCAGCTTGCCGGCGGCTCGGGCAATGGCCGGATACCTGGCCGTCCAGTCGAGACCCTTGCGGGTTTTCAAGGTCGCTTCCCCGCCCAGGACGCGCATCTGGATGCGATAGCCGTCGAACTTGATCTCGTGCAGCCATCCGCGTTCAGCGGGCGGCCGCGCCAGCGTCTGGCAGAGCTGTGGCTCGATGAAGTCGGGCAGATCGACCGCAGTGACAGTCCCGTGCTTCTTCCTCTTTGCACGGATGTTTGTTTTCCGCTCCTGCGCCGCAAGGCCTGTACGACTGTCCCACACAGCATCTGCCTCCGCCTTGCCGCCCTTCAGCATGAAGGGTTTCGGGCCGCGGCCCCTGCCGGCAGCAATTGCCTCCATCTTTCGTCCAGACGCGACAGAGGTGTCATTCTTGTCGAGGATTGCAGCGCCTTTTGTCTCCACGGCATATTCGTCGCGATGTTTGATCAGCAGCCAATTGTTGCGCTTGTCGCGTTCGCGGTCGTTAGCCATCCGCACCAGCACGAAACCGCCATGCAGCCGTTCCCCTTCCAGCGTGAACTTGAAGTCGCCATTCGCCAGAGCCTGCTCGGGGCTCATCTTTCCCTCGGGCTCCCAATAGCCGCGGTCCCACAGCATGACTGTGCCGCCGCCATACTGGCCTTTTGGAATGGTGCCTTCGAAGTCCCCGTAATCGAGCGGATGATCTTCAACCTCGACGGCGAGCCTCTTGTCATGAGGATCGAGAGAGGGGCCGCGCGTCACGGCCCAGGATTTGAAAACGCCGCCGAGCTCTAGTCGCAGATCGTAATGCAACCGCGTCGCGTCATGTTTCTGAATGACGAAACGGCGGCGGTTGGATGGCATGACCGAACCTTGACCGCTCGGCTCCTGCGTTTTCTTGAAATCGCGCTTGGCCTTGTATGTTGTTAGTTTGTCGCTCGCCATTCGATGCCCTCGGAGCACGGACCACATCGGCCTAGAAGCAGGAATGTTCGGAGTGGCGACATGTTCCCCGAATTGGCACGCCCGCGCTGGCGTTACGCCAGCGCGGGCTCGGGATGAGCAAAGGCCCCGCCACTGCCAGTTCTCGGCGGAACGGCTGCAAAGGCAGGACAAGGCGGCGGGTCGTCATCGTCATCGCGCCGGCGATGGCGCGTGATGCGAGCCCAATGCGGGAAACAATCTACCGCTACGCCGGCCTGCCTTCGCGACGGACCTGGTGCCTGCCGGCCGGTGGTTGGCCCATCCAGCGCCTCGAGCGCTTGGAGAATCTCATCCACTCCGAAGCGCGAGCCGTCTTCCGACTCACGCATCGATGGCCGGCCACGAACCGCGCGCTTCGGATGCCCACGACCCCAGCAGCGCCCGCTTCTCCGCACGGCTCATTGCCGGATCGTTGAGGATTTCATCGGGCCGCTGGAGTGTCGGAGCGTCCCGACAGCCCGTGTCTGGAAAGTTAATAAAGCCTGTCATCTCCGTTTCTCCGCAATCGTGCCTCCCGGACGCTCGGGAGGCAAATCGCAGCTTTGAGGTCCGTGCGAAACTCAGGCAGCGTTGCGCTGCCGACCCGTATCCTGGCTGATCTGCTTCTTCGTCGCCGTCTCGTCCCCTGACGCGCCGCTGCCGGTCGAGCCGATGGCGTTTTGCGGAGCTCATTGAGGCGCTTGCCCGGCCCGACGGTTGGGGTGCAGCGCCATCTCATTGAAACCGGCGCTGGGGCACTCATTCGCCACGCACTTACGGGCCGGTGCTAGGCGGACGCAACGGCACTGCCGTACTCGACGCGGCACCAACTCCGACGCAACCGTTTGTCTTATCGGTGCACTCTCCCTCATCGCCGGCGCTTTCATTGCCAGCCGCTGCGGCTGCCAACGCGGAGTCCGTTGGCAGCACCGTGGCTGGGCGCGCATAAGGTCGAGAAGGCGTCGACCCATTCGACGAACGCGCGCGGACTGGGCAGGGCCAGGGGTAGCAGACCTTCAACAAAAGGGAACGCGGTAGGCTCGCTATCGTTAACCCCGGTCAGCGAGTATGGAGCATGCACCTTTTCCAAATCCTCCTCCCCCTCACCGATAAGGCCGGCCAGCCTTTCGCGCGGAAAGATTTCGATCGGGTCAAGGAGGAACTGGCGAGCCGATTTGAAGGCGTCACGGCCTATCTTCAGGCTCCTGCGGAGGGTCTGTGGCGGCAAGGCGCGCAATCCGACAGCGACGAGATCGTTATCTTCGAGGTGATGACGGAGGAAGTCGATCTGGCGGATTGGCTCGAGCGCCGTGCGGCACTCGAACGAAGATTCCGGCAGGATAAAGTCATCATCCGCTACATGCCAATGGCGCTCGTCCAGGTCGACGCCATGCCTTCGACGTCGATCCGCAAGAGTGAATACGATTCCGAGAGCGAAGTTCTCTCCGTCTGGTTTGTCGCGAGCGGCAAGCGCTATGACTATGAGGGAGTTCCCTTCGAGGTCTACGCCGCATTCCGAAGCGCCTTCGCGAAAGGCCGCTTTTTTAATGACTGGATTCGGGACCGTTATCCATTTCGGCGGTCAACGGACCTCTGACGACCACCTTTGATTCAGCACCGGCGCGAGAGGAACTAAAGCCTCAAACCCACGTTTGGATCTGCGCGCAGTCATCAGATTCATCTGTTTGGGGGACACAGGACTTTCCGCGGTCACGGGGAAAGTGCCGTGCAATCAAGACCCGGACGTGGGAGCATCATGCTGGGCGGTTCACGTAAAGGCGCTTTTATTGCCTTACTGCTTGCAGGGGCCGCGCTTGCCGTGGCTGCGTGGTATCTATCGAAAGTCCGCCCTCCTTTTTCTCAAGACGACCCGCAGTTTCAAGGCACAGGCGACGCCTCGCTTGGCAAGCTCGTTTTCGCGGCAGGCGATTGCGCTTCGTGTCATGCGACACCGGGGCAATCGGACCGGCTGAAGCTCGGCGGCGGGATGGCACTTGGCTCGCCATTCGGCACCTTCCGGCCGCCAAACATTTCTCCAGATCCGGTCGACGGTATAGGGAGATGGACCGCGACCGACTTGGCGAATGCACTTGTCGGGGGCGTCTCGCCAAGCGGCGAGCATTACTATCCCTCCTTTCCCTATACGAGCTTTACGGGAATGACGGTTGCGGACATAAAGGATTTGTATGCTTACCTGAGTACGCTTCCGGCGGTCTCGGGCCGGCCGCCGCCCCACGATCCCAAAATTCTGTTTATGGTCCGCCGGTCAATCGGGTTCTGGAAACTTCTGTTCTTTCGGCAAGGGCAATCCGCCGCAGACACCGGCGGAAAATCAACGCGTGATCGCGGGGCCTATCTTGTTGAAACGGTATCGCACTGCGCAGAGTGCCACTCGAGCCGCAACGCGTTCGGAGCGATCAAGTCCGGCACCCTTTTCGCAGGTGGCGTCGATCCGCAGGGGACGGGGTTCGTGCCCAACATAACTCAGCAGAGATTGCGCAGCTGGGACGAGGCGGACATCGCAACGATGCTAAAGACGGGCGAGACGCCAAATCACGGACGCGTGGGATCATCCATGGCCGATGTGGTAACGAACGCTGCGATGCTGCCTGATAGCGACCGCCAGGCGATCGCGCGCTACGTCAAGGCGCTTCCTGCGATTGCAACGCCTGGTCCGTAGATCATTGCGCATAGAGATAGGCTGCAAGGTCTCGTGCTTCCTGTTCGGAGATACCGGTGGACGGCATCGCCGTCCGGGGGGAAAAGCTACTCGGCGAAACGATCCAGGCGACAAGGTTGTCGGAACGGTTTTCCAACACGCCGGCAATGTAGACGCGCTTTGATAATCCGGTGAGCGGACCGCCGGTCTGGCCGTCGGCCCCCGGGATTCCGGAAATCGCGTGACATCCGGAACAACCGTAGCGCCGAAAGATTGCCGGTGCGCGGTCGGGATCGCCACCGGTCATCGTTTTCGCGGTCGCGGCTCGGGTATGATTGTCACGCGCGATGTTGGCCGTGACGAACGCAGCTGAGGCCACGAGAAGGCCGGCCATTAAGGCTGCTCGACCGGGACCAGAGACCACCGAGCTAGACATTTTGCGTCTTTCTTCCGCCCGAGTGCCGGATCCAGAGCGCCAGCATGGTCATTGCCGCGGCCGCATAGACCGCGCCTGCGGGCACCCACATGATCATGCCCGCCAATTGCTGGTCCTCCAGCGGCGTTAGTCCCCAGTCCGTCGCGGTTTGGGTCTGCGCGACATAGAGCACGCGCGGGGCAAGGGCCAACAAGACGCCCAGGATGCTGGTGTGGATCAGGGTCAGGAACAAATGCCATGCCGAGGCGCCATAATCACTTCGCCAGACCATTGCCCACCAAAACAGTATCGCCGTGGCGAAAAAGCTCAGATGCTGGAGGCGGTGGAGGGAGGTGTCGGTCACGGCGGCGTCGAACAGGACGGGCACGTGCCATACCCAGATGGCGCCGCCGTGAATGATGGTCGCGTTGGTGGCGCCAGTCCACCAGTCCCATGCCCTGCGGACAACGGCCATACGCATCACCGAGCCAGCGGCGTGACGCGTTTTTCCGGGCAATCCCCAAAGCAGGATACCCGCCGGCCGCGCCAGCACGATCAAGGGGGCCGACACGGCCATGACAATCTCGTGCTCGATCATATGGAAGGCAAAGAGGTGTTCGCCAAGCCAATGAAGCGGCGAAAGCAGCGCCCCTGCCAATGCCAGCATGCCGCCGCAGTACGGCAGGACGCGGATCGTCATCATGCCCGGTCTCGTGAGCCGCCAGGTCAACCTTATGACGCCCACGATGAACAGTATGACAATCACAGCTAGCGGCACGACGATCCACGGGTCAAATGTCCAAGGGTAAGTCGAACCGTGCGCCTCGTTCCCATGCGCCATAGCCGGGCTGGCGATGATCAAGAAGACAAGCGTGCGGATCAGCGTTGGCACGGATCCAGCAGCATCGTAGCCGCCCCCTGCAACGACAACGCCAGCACAAATGCCAGCGCGATCAGGAAACCCGCGTCGGTGATAAATCGCTCGGATCTCGCCAATCCGGCGGAGCTCGTGCGTGATGCGACGACACCAGCGATGGAGGCTGCTAGAAGCGCCGCACAAAAAGCAACCGTCCACGGAAAATTCTGACGGCAATCCATGTAGGGCGTGATTTGTCCAAGTTGGGTGGTGACCGCCCAAGCGACAGGCGGCACGACCAACCCCATGTATCGCAGCCAGCGTCTGGTCAAACTCGTGGAACCCAATAAAGGCAGACGTACATCGGCAACCACGTCAGCACCACAAAGTTCCAGTACATCGCATTGTCGTCCACATCGCCAAACCGCCGTGCATTGTCGCCATGGCGCGTGAACATCAGGCTCGCCAGCACGACAGTCTCACCCAGGTCGGTCAGGATGTGTGTCGTATGGAGGCCGAGCATCACCCATACAATCGATCCATAGGCGTTTTGATCCCACTTGATGTGCATGGCGGGAAACTCGAAAACACGTAGGATGAGCGGCAAGACGCCTAACAGCGACATGACAATGAGGCCAATTCGGACTTTCCGTAAGTCTTGGGTGCGCGCCCAGCGCGTGACAAAGACATTTGGTATGAGGCTTACAAGCAGAACGACTGTCAGGGTCGTTCCTGCAAGCAGATCAGGCGGGGCCGTATCGAGCGGCCACCGCGGTGCCAGGCTCATCAGATAGAGATAAATCACGATCGAGAGGACAAAACCGGTGCCTTCGATGAGCATGAAGGCGAGCGTTCCCCACCAAGACAGGCTGGCGGTGCCAAGGCCATGCGCGGGAAGCTTTGCCACGTCAAGAACGACACCATGCTTCATGACTCGTCCTCCGGGTCGCCCTTTGGCCAGAACCAGCCAATGAGTGCTATTGCAATCGGTATGGAGCCCCAGACCACGGCCCATGGGGTAAAGATCGACCAAATCAGCATTGCTGACGTAGCGAGCGCCGCCAGGAGCGGCCAAATCGAATTCCCGACAGATGATTCACGCGCTTCCGCACGCGCTTCCACGACACTGGTGATAAGCACTTCGCGTCGGTCCGTGTGCAGACCCTCGACGAATCCAAGTGGATCCGCTCTGTCCGACAAGGGCTCTAGGCTTTCGACCACCGGGAGCCGCGCAAAATTATAGGACGGCGGTGGCGAAGAGGTCGCCCACTCCAGCGTCGAGGCGCCCCACGGATTGGCTGGTGCGATGGGACCTGATCTGGCGCTGCGTATGGCGTCGATGAAGAACAGCAGGAAACCGGCGGCCAGAATGATCCCGCTGAGACTGATGAACATGTTCAGGCCGGCCCACGGCATCTCCGGCTGATAGGTGTAGATGCGCCGCGGCATGCCTTGCAGGCCGAGAATGTGCATTGGGAAGAAAGTCAGATTGAAACCCGAGAAGATGAGCCCAAACGACCAGCGGCCAAGCGACTCGCTCATCATTCGGCCCGTCAGTTTCGGAAACCAGTAATAGACCGCGCCCAGCAAGGGGAACACGGCGCCACCGACCAGGACGTAGTGGAAATGCGCGACGACGAAATAGGTGTCGTGAACCTGGGTATCGAACGGAACCGACGCCACCATCACGCCGGTCAGTCCACCAATGACGAAGACGACGATGAACCCGATGACGAACAAAAACGGCGCCTTGAAGATTGGCCGTCCGGCCCAGATCGTCGCCAGCCAGCAGAAGATCTGCAGGCCTGCGGGAACGGCGATCGCCATGCTTGAGGCGGTAAAGAAGCTTTCGCCCAGCCGCGGAAGGCCGGCCACGAACATATGATGGACCCACAGCCCGAAGGCCAGAACGCCCGTCGCGATCAAGGCCATCACCATGGCCAGATAACCGAACACCGGCCGCTGTGTGAATGTGGCGACGATGCTCGAGACCATGCCCACCGCCGGCAGGAAGATGATATAGACCTCAGGGTGGCCGAAGAACCAAAACAGATGCTGCCACAGCAGCACGTCACCGCCTTCGGCAGGGTTGAAGAAATGCGTCCCCACGAGCCGATCGAGGATCAGGCTGGTGCTGGCGATCATGATCGCCGGCATGGCGAGGATGACCAGGAAGGACGTGACCAGCATCGACCAGACGAACAGCGGAATCCTGTCCAGCGACATGCCCGGGGCGCGTTGCTTGAATACGGTGACGACGATTTCGACGGCGATGGCGAGAGCGGAAACCTCGGTAAAGGTGATCATCTGGGCCCATATGTCGGCACGCTTCCCGGCCGCATATTGGGGCCCCGACAGCGGTACGTAGGCGAACCACCCAACGTCCGGACCGGTATCAACGGCGAAGGCGATCCACAACAGCAGGCCGCCGGCAAGGTACATCCAGTAGGAGAACGCGTTGAGGCGCGGGAATGCGATGTGTCGGGTCCCCACCATCAAGGGCACGAGGTAGATGGCCATCGCCTGCATGACGGGCACGGCGAACAGGAACATCATGTTCGAGCCGTGCATGGTGAAAATCTGGTTGTAGCGATCGGGCCCGATGAACCGGGCTTCGGGTTGCGCCAGCTGCAGCCGCATCAGCAAAGACAGCACTCCGCCAAGCGCCAGGAAGACAAACGCCGTGACGATGTAGCGGCGGCCGATAATCTTATGATCGACTGTCGATAGGGCGCCCCAAAGGCCAGGGGGCGTTGACCAGGTCGCGCCAAGTCGACGATCGAGTTCGCCGGCTTCCATCCCGGTGTCCCGAACGCCTTCGCGATCCGATGCTGCACTCATTTGAGACTGTCCATATAGGCGGAGATATTCTGGAGCTCGATGCTCGTCAGCGGGACCATCGGCATATTGTTCCCCGGCTTCAGCGTCTGCGGATCGGCAATCCAGGCCGCCAGCGAACCGCGCGTGGTCTCCACCAATCCGGCAGCGATTGTCTGACGACTCCCGATATGCGTCAGGTCGGGTCCCGTCGTACCGGTGGCTAGCGTTCCTCGGATCG containing:
- the ligD gene encoding DNA ligase D; this translates as MASDKLTTYKAKRDFKKTQEPSGQGSVMPSNRRRFVIQKHDATRLHYDLRLELGGVFKSWAVTRGPSLDPHDKRLAVEVEDHPLDYGDFEGTIPKGQYGGGTVMLWDRGYWEPEGKMSPEQALANGDFKFTLEGERLHGGFVLVRMANDRERDKRNNWLLIKHRDEYAVETKGAAILDKNDTSVASGRKMEAIAAGRGRGPKPFMLKGGKAEADAVWDSRTGLAAQERKTNIRAKRKKHGTVTAVDLPDFIEPQLCQTLARPPAERGWLHEIKFDGYRIQMRVLGGEATLKTRKGLDWTARYPAIARAAGKLPDAIIDGEICALDENGAPDFAALQAALAEGKTDGLVYFAFDLLFEGFEDLRVLPLSKRKARLHRFLTDTVQDDRIRFVEHFETGGEAVLRSACRLSLEGIVSKRADAPYVSGRTETWAKSKCRAGHEVVIGGYATTNGKFRSLLVGVNRGDHFVYVGRVGTGYGAAKVGDLLPRLKAVATRESPFAGIGAPKTEPGVIWLKPELVAEIEFAGWTSDGLVRQAAFKGLREDKPAQDVGADKPASPERTEVPQPGEPTSAKPSRQGGRANVMGVLVSNPDKPLWPDANDGTPVTKEDLARYYDAVGPWLIEHIRGRPCSIIRAPDGLGGEQFFQRHAMPGTSNLLELVKVFGDKKPYLQIDRVEGLAAVAQIGALELHPWNCELQQPEVPGRLVFDLDPGPDVPFKTVVEAAKEMRARLDDLGLVSFCKTTGGKGLHVVTPLAVAKRSKLTWPEAKGFAHDVCLQMARDNPALYLTKMAKNQRIGRIFLDYLRNDRMATAVAPLSPRARPGATVSMPLTWSQVKTDLDPKRFTLRTVPALLKKSTAWKDYGEGHRLLEPSIRRLARSMRRAA
- a CDS encoding KTSC domain-containing protein, with the translated sequence MHLFQILLPLTDKAGQPFARKDFDRVKEELASRFEGVTAYLQAPAEGLWRQGAQSDSDEIVIFEVMTEEVDLADWLERRAALERRFRQDKVIIRYMPMALVQVDAMPSTSIRKSEYDSESEVLSVWFVASGKRYDYEGVPFEVYAAFRSAFAKGRFFNDWIRDRYPFRRSTDL
- a CDS encoding c-type cytochrome, which produces MLGGSRKGAFIALLLAGAALAVAAWYLSKVRPPFSQDDPQFQGTGDASLGKLVFAAGDCASCHATPGQSDRLKLGGGMALGSPFGTFRPPNISPDPVDGIGRWTATDLANALVGGVSPSGEHYYPSFPYTSFTGMTVADIKDLYAYLSTLPAVSGRPPPHDPKILFMVRRSIGFWKLLFFRQGQSAADTGGKSTRDRGAYLVETVSHCAECHSSRNAFGAIKSGTLFAGGVDPQGTGFVPNITQQRLRSWDEADIATMLKTGETPNHGRVGSSMADVVTNAAMLPDSDRQAIARYVKALPAIATPGP
- a CDS encoding c-type cytochrome — encoded protein: MAGLLVASAAFVTANIARDNHTRAATAKTMTGGDPDRAPAIFRRYGCSGCHAISGIPGADGQTGGPLTGLSKRVYIAGVLENRSDNLVAWIVSPSSFSPRTAMPSTGISEQEARDLAAYLYAQ
- a CDS encoding cytochrome c oxidase assembly protein, giving the protein MPTLIRTLVFLIIASPAMAHGNEAHGSTYPWTFDPWIVVPLAVIVILFIVGVIRLTWRLTRPGMMTIRVLPYCGGMLALAGALLSPLHWLGEHLFAFHMIEHEIVMAVSAPLIVLARPAGILLWGLPGKTRHAAGSVMRMAVVRRAWDWWTGATNATIIHGGAIWVWHVPVLFDAAVTDTSLHRLQHLSFFATAILFWWAMVWRSDYGASAWHLFLTLIHTSILGVLLALAPRVLYVAQTQTATDWGLTPLEDQQLAGMIMWVPAGAVYAAAAMTMLALWIRHSGGRKTQNV
- a CDS encoding cytochrome c oxidase subunit 3, encoding MKHGVVLDVAKLPAHGLGTASLSWWGTLAFMLIEGTGFVLSIVIYLYLMSLAPRWPLDTAPPDLLAGTTLTVVLLVSLIPNVFVTRWARTQDLRKVRIGLIVMSLLGVLPLILRVFEFPAMHIKWDQNAYGSIVWVMLGLHTTHILTDLGETVVLASLMFTRHGDNARRFGDVDDNAMYWNFVVLTWLPMYVCLYWVPRV
- the ctaD gene encoding cytochrome c oxidase subunit I encodes the protein MEAGELDRRLGATWSTPPGLWGALSTVDHKIIGRRYIVTAFVFLALGGVLSLLMRLQLAQPEARFIGPDRYNQIFTMHGSNMMFLFAVPVMQAMAIYLVPLMVGTRHIAFPRLNAFSYWMYLAGGLLLWIAFAVDTGPDVGWFAYVPLSGPQYAAGKRADIWAQMITFTEVSALAIAVEIVVTVFKQRAPGMSLDRIPLFVWSMLVTSFLVILAMPAIMIASTSLILDRLVGTHFFNPAEGGDVLLWQHLFWFFGHPEVYIIFLPAVGMVSSIVATFTQRPVFGYLAMVMALIATGVLAFGLWVHHMFVAGLPRLGESFFTASSMAIAVPAGLQIFCWLATIWAGRPIFKAPFLFVIGFIVVFVIGGLTGVMVASVPFDTQVHDTYFVVAHFHYVLVGGAVFPLLGAVYYWFPKLTGRMMSESLGRWSFGLIFSGFNLTFFPMHILGLQGMPRRIYTYQPEMPWAGLNMFISLSGIILAAGFLLFFIDAIRSARSGPIAPANPWGASTLEWATSSPPPSYNFARLPVVESLEPLSDRADPLGFVEGLHTDRREVLITSVVEARAEARESSVGNSIWPLLAALATSAMLIWSIFTPWAVVWGSIPIAIALIGWFWPKGDPEDES